In one Flexibacter flexilis DSM 6793 genomic region, the following are encoded:
- a CDS encoding 2-C-methyl-D-erythritol 4-phosphate cytidylyltransferase, producing MNNRYAVIVAGGSGSRMQSQTPKQFIAVRQLPVLMHTLHRFAQHVLPQKIRLVLPAAHFQTWNELCAQYNFSLPVQVVEGGNSRFQSVRNGLKTIENSSSEALVAIHDGVRPLVSGQVIEQCFEQAQIYGNAVASVALKDSIRQILPDGASQAVDRQLFRLVQTPQTFALPLIAAAYDVEETAFFTDDASVAEAYGATIRLVEGNYENIKITTPEDLAIAEAFLN from the coding sequence AATAACCGATACGCTGTTATTGTGGCGGGCGGAAGCGGCAGCCGTATGCAAAGCCAAACGCCCAAACAATTTATTGCTGTGCGTCAATTGCCTGTGCTCATGCACACGCTGCACCGTTTTGCGCAACATGTTTTACCCCAAAAGATTCGTTTGGTGTTGCCTGCGGCGCATTTCCAGACATGGAATGAATTATGTGCGCAATATAATTTTTCGTTGCCTGTGCAAGTGGTTGAGGGCGGAAATTCGCGCTTTCAGTCGGTGCGCAATGGCCTGAAAACCATTGAAAACAGCAGTTCGGAAGCATTGGTGGCCATACACGATGGCGTGCGGCCTTTGGTGTCGGGGCAGGTAATTGAGCAATGTTTTGAGCAAGCACAAATTTACGGCAATGCCGTGGCCAGTGTCGCCCTGAAAGATTCTATTCGGCAAATATTGCCTGATGGCGCGTCTCAAGCGGTTGATAGGCAGCTGTTTAGGTTAGTTCAGACACCCCAAACTTTTGCGTTGCCCTTGATTGCGGCTGCGTATGATGTAGAAGAAACGGCTTTTTTTACGGATGATGCCTCTGTGGCAGAAGCCTACGGTGCAACGATTCGGCTCGTAGAAGGCAATTACGAAAACATTAAAATCACGACTCCTGAAGATTTGGCTATTGCCGAAGCATTTTTGAATTAA